From one Silene latifolia isolate original U9 population unplaced genomic scaffold, ASM4854445v1 scaffold_187, whole genome shotgun sequence genomic stretch:
- the LOC141638143 gene encoding uncharacterized protein LOC141638143, with protein sequence MNAVFLRSGRQLEEVEKSPKWKRKRVSSEVVKEHPVEDVVEGEIGVEKSTEVEMVDPPKQDEPITTKAKECTPPPREYVAPVHFPQRLARPRLEKKYEKFVEILKGMNVTIPFLDMITEIPSYGKFLKDLVTLKKKSGEVQTINLSKECSAILTHTNKLPNKLEDPGSFSIPCSIQGVAIKRALCDLGASVSLMPLSIFKRLDLGDLKPTRVSL encoded by the coding sequence ATGAATGCGGTATTTTTGAGGAGTGGAAGGCAATTGGAGGAGGTTGAGAAATCTCCTAAGTGGAAGAGGAAAAGGGTGTCTAGTGAAGTAGTGAAAGAGCACCCGGTTGAAGATGTGGTAGAAGGTGAAATTGGGGTGGAGAAGTCAACGGAGGTGGAGATGGTTGATCCTCCAAAGCAAGATGAACCAATTACAACTAAAGCCAAAGAATGTACTCCACCACCAAGGGAGTATGTTGCACCGGTACACTTTCCACAAAGGCTTGCAAGGCCTAGGCTTGAGAAAAAGTATGAGAAGTTTGTTGAAATATTGAAGGGAATGAATGTCACTATTCCTTTCCTTGATATGATTACCGAAATTCCATCATATGGGAAGTTTCTTAAGGATCTTGTCACTTTGAAGAAGAAGAGTGGAGAGGTGCAAACCATCAACCTCTCCAAGGAATGTAGTGCTATTCTTACTCAcaccaacaagcttccaaataagCTAGAAGATCCGGGTAGCTTCTCAATTCCATGTTCTATCCAAGGAGTGGCTATAAAAAGGGCATTGTGTGACTTGGGGGCTAGTGTGAGCCTAATGCCACTTTCAATCTTCAAGAGGCTTGATTTGGGAGATTTGAAGCCAACTAGAGTTTCACTTTAA